TGGCTCAGGAGGAGCTGGCGCTCGTCGAGGACCGCGAGCACCTCAACCGGCTGCTGGGCCTCTGGGGCCCGCGCACGCAGTGGACGCTCTCCGCGAAGCTGCCGGCCGTGCCCGAGGAGGAGGCCGCGCTGGAGAAGCTGGAGTCGCTCGCCATCCGGCAGCGGCTGGACATCGACGCGGCCCGGAAGCAGTCCGCGCTCCTGTGGAATGCACTGGAGCTGGCGCGCAGCACGCGCTTCTTCGGCCGCGTGGAGGTGGGCGTCCACACGCACCGGGACGCGGACGGGCCCCGGCTCTTCGGCCCCACCCTGTCGCTGGAGCTGCCCATCTTCGACCAGCGCCAGTCCCTCATCGCCCGGCTGGAGGCCCAGCACCGACAGGGCGAGCGGCGACTCCAGGAGCTGTCCATCAACGCGCGCTCGGAGGTCCGCGCGGCGCGGGCGCGGCTGCTGTCGCTGCGCCTGGTGGCGGAGCGCTACCGGCGCGTGGTGCTGCCGCTGCGCGAGAAGGTCGTCGAGCAATCACAGCTCCAGTACAACGCCATGCAGTTGGGCCTCTTCCAGCTGCTCGCCGCGAGGCGGGAGCAGGTGGAGGCGTACCGCGCGTATCTCGAAGCGGTCCGCGACTACTGGATGGCCCATGCCGAGCTGGAGCGGCTCGTCGGTGGCCGACTCCCCGGCAGCAGCGCTGGCGGAGCGGAGCAACCCCAGGTCCCCGCACAGCCCGCGCCCCCCGAGACACAGCCCGGACACGGCCAGCACCGAGACGACGGAACGGAGAGTCCCCATGAGCACACGCAAGACTGACACCGGCCCCGACTCCCCTTCCTCGGACGCCCTCTCGGGAGAGCCAGCGGACTCGGGCGTGCAGCCGGAGGGCACGCTGACGCGGCGGAGCATGCTGGCCAGGACGGGAGCCACGCTCGCGGGCGGCGCGCTGCTGCTCGGGGGTGCTTCGGCCCAGGCGCAGGCGGACGTCCCGGGTGCCCGCAGGCCGCGCGAGGGCTCCGCCGCGGACACGGGCCGGCGTTACGCGAAGCAGGACTGGCAGGCCCCGGGAATGCCAAACCGGGACTACCGGCCCGTCGTGGTGCCCAACGGCACGAAGCTGCCGTGGAAGGTGGTGGACGGCGTGAAGGTCTTCCACCTGGTGGCCGAGGAGGTGGAGCACGAGCTCGCGCCGGGCCTGAAGGCCCTGTGCTGGGGCTACAACGGGCGCGTGCACGGCCCCACCATCGAGGTGGTGGAGGGAGACCGGTTCCGCTGCTACGTCACCAACCGCCTGCCCGCGCCCACCACGGTGCACTGGCACGGCATCCTGCTGCCCAATGGCATGGACGGCGTGGGCGGGCTCAACCAGAAGGCAATCGCTCCCGGCGAGACGTTCCGGTACGAGTTCACCATCCGGCAGGCGGGCACGGCGATGTACCACTCGCACCATGACGAGATGACGCAGATTGCGCTCGGCCTGGGGGGGATGTTCGTCATCCACCCGCGCCGCCCCGTGGGGCCGCGCATCGACCGCGACTTCGCCATCATGCTGCACGAGTGGCGCATCGACGTGGGCACCCGCCGTCCGAACCCGAACGAGATGACGGACTTCAACCTGCTCACCATGAACGCGCGGGCGTTTCCGGGCACCGAGCCGCTCGTGGTGCGCAAGGGCGAGCGGGTGCGCATCCGGCTGGGCAACATGAGCCCGCAGGACCACCACCCCATCCACCTGCACGGCTACCAGTTCCGCATCACCGAGACGGACGGCGGACGCATCCCCGAGGCCGGGCAGTGGCCGGAGACGACGGTGCTGGTGCCGGTGGGCAGCACGCGCACGATTGAGTTCGTGGCGGACGAGCCCGGGGACTGGGCCTTCCACTGCCACATGACCCACCACGTGATGAACCAGATGGGCCATGACTTCCCGAACATGGTCGGCGTGAAGCCGGGCGGGCTGGACGCGAAGGTGCGCACGCTGCTGCCGGGCTACATGACCATGGGCCAGACGGGCATGGCCGACATGGGCGACATGGGGATGGCGGTGCCTCCCAACTCCATTCCCATGGTGGGCGGCAAGGGCAAGCACGACTCCATCACCATGGGCGGCATGTTCACCGTGCTCAAGGTGCGCGACCAGCTGGACGGGTACGGCGACCCGGGCTGGTACGAGAATCCGCTGGGCACGCTCGCGGTGGCGGCCACTGGCGACGAGCTGCGGCGGGATGGAGTCGATGTGAATGCTCCACCCCAGGTGGAGCCCGGCGCTCCGGAGAATCGTCGGCGAGGATGAAACCCGGAGCCCCGTCACGTCACCATTGCCGCTGGGGGCCACGCGGACCATCCTGGCCCAACGGAGGCAATGACGATGAGAGACGGGCTCCTGCCCCTCGTGGTGGCGACGGTCTTCCTGGTGGGATGTCGCACGGGTGGCGCGGCGACCGCGAGCCCCAAGGTCCACCGCGCATCCGTGAATCCCCCCGTGGAGATTCACGGTGCCCTGCGGGAGATGATGCACGAAGGGCGCACCGGTCCCGTGGTGGAGGTGGCTCGTGCCACGGAGTCTCCGGACTCGGTCGCCGTGGGAGCGCTGGCCGGGCTCACGGGTGAGGTCACCGTGCTGGATGGCGAGGCGTGGCTGTCCTACGCGGAGGCGGATGGGATGGCTCGCACCGTGCGCACGAAGACGCCGTCCGACAGCGCCACGCTGCTGGTGATGGGGCGACTTCCGAACGCGCAGTGGGTGACGCTGGAGGAGGACGTGCCGCTCACGGCGCTGGCGGACCGCATCTCCGCGCTCGCGCAGGCCCGGGGCGTGGACGTCACCCGTCCCTTCCCGTTCACCGTGGAGGGGACGCTCCGGGAGCTCGCGTGGCACGTCGTCGATGGGAGCAAGCTGCGCGAGGGCGCGTCACACCAGGAGCACATGACCGCCGGAGTCCAGAGCCGGAAGGACAGCGCCACCGGTGTGCTGGTCGGCTTCTACTCCACCCAGCACCACGGCATCTTCACGCACCACGACAGCGACGCCCACGTGCACGTCGTGCTCGCGGAGGAGAACGCCTCCGGGCACGTGGACGGCGTCACCGTGGGCAGGGGCGCTCGCGTGCGGCTGCCGGCGCCTTCGGCCCCTGCCGGGCCGTAGGACCCAGATCCGTACCTTCAGCCGCGTCTCGCGGACGGCCTCGCCCACCACGCCGGGCGTCTCCTTTACCTGGCTGCAATCGGCATCCAGACCGCTTACATCGTCCCGGGCCAGTCCTGGCAGGACCGCACCGGCGAAGGCGGCAACGGCCACTGCTGGAGTGAATGTCTGCCCATGGAGTGGCTTGACAACGGCAAGGGCCCCAGTCCTGAAAATAGTTAGCTAGTGCACCCAAAAGGCGAAACCCAACCGGCAACGCGCCTTGAAGTAGCCTGCGTGATTCGGCAGGCTCCGTTCGTCTGGCGGTGAGACGGCTGCGCGCACGCTGTCAAAGCAGTGCACGCGCCAAACGTGGGCTCTGCTTGAGGGGAGGCGCCATGGGGGTACGACCGTTCTTCATCAACATCGCTCCGGACGGCACGTTCGCGGCTACGAGCGACTACGCCACGACGCCCGGAGATGTCGACGCGCTTTTCGCCGCTCTCAACGGGGACGCACAGCGCCGGCTGCTGCTCTACTTCCACGGAGGCCTTGTGGCCGAGGCCTCCGGCATACGCGTAGCTCGAGCAATGACTGAGCACTTCGGCGAGACGAGCTACGCGGTGAGCTTCGTCTGGAATTCGGGGTTGCTCGATGTCATCCGCGCGAGCATTCGGGACATCTCGAACACGAAGCTCTTCCAGAAGCTTGTCCGGGTGGTCATGAAGCGGGTCTCCGGCAAGCTGAGCATCGACGTCGAGGGCCGTGGAGGGACTGCGGGACTGACGGATGCGGACATCGACGCCATCATCCGCGGAGCGAAGACAAGCTCGACCTTCGATGATGGAGCACGAGGGAGCGCACCAGAGGTCGTCGCGCAGACCGGCGAGCCCATTCTCCGTGCCGAGCTGCAAGGGGAGTTGGATGCCGAGCTCTCGGGACAAGATCCCGCTGAGTGGGAAGAGGCGCTTCAGGAGGCCCAGCAGAAACTTCCAGAGGACCTCCTCAATGATGAGCTCCGACAGCCCATGGACACCGAGGGACAGCGAGGTGTGGTGCTCACGGTCTTGCTCAAGCTGACCGTCGGCGTCGCGTTCAGGGTCATCAAACGCTACGTGGGTGCGCGTGACCACGGCTTCTACCCCACGGTCTTCGAGGAGGTGCTCCGCCAGGTGTTCCTCGCAAAGGTCGGCGAGTGGGCCTGGGGCCGCATGAAGCGGTCCGCCCAGCTGATGTGGGCGAACCCGGCGGTCACATTCCCCAAGGCCTCCGAGGGTGCGGGGCTCACCTTGCTTCGGAAGCTCTCGGCGATGGACCCCAAGCCAAGAATCGACGTGATTGGCCACTCCGCCGGCTCCATTGCCATTTGTCATATGTTCGAAGCGCTGGACCGAGAGAAGCTCGACCTGAAGGTGCGCAACGTCGTGCTGCTCGCGCCTGCGTGTCGCCATGACCTCTTCCGGAACACCATCATTCGGCACCAGGACCGATGGAAGTCGTTCCGCATGTTCACCATGCTTGACGAGCTCGAGGCTGCGGACGCCCTGGTCGATGACGTGCCTTTCCTCTACCCTCGGTCGCTCCTCTACCTCGTCTCTGGAGCGTTCGAGGCCGAGGCGGACACGCCCCTGCTCGGGATGACGCGGTTTCTCAAGGGTCAGAAGCCGTTTGACGGACACGCGTTCGACGACGTCAAGGCATTCATGGATGAGCCTGGGCGGCTCGTCCTGGCGAAAACAGGTGACGACGCGACCCTGGGCCTTCGGTGCCATGCAGCAGACCATGGCACCTTCGATGAGGATGTCATGACGATGGAGAGCCTGAAGCACCTCGCGCAATGAGCTCCCAACTTGACTATGCAGTCGTAGTGGGCGTGAACCACTATCCCTGGTTCCGGCCGCTCAGGGGGGCTATCGAGGATGCCCTGCGCGTCCGCGAGTGGCTCGTGGACAAAGAGCGCGGCGGAGCAGTGACTCAGTGTGAGCTGATTCTCTCAAGTAAAGAACCCCCTCCGGAAAAGCCGCTGAACGCTGACATCGACACGGCGATTCAGCGGATCATCGACGCGGCGCGAGTCGACGGCGCTGCCGAGCGGAGATTCTACTTCTACTTCGGCGGCCACGGATTCGCGAACATGCACTCGGATGTCGCTCTGTGCATGGTGCGCTGGTCGAAGGTGTACCGTGGCTGTGCGCTCAGCAGCAGCAAGTACACGAGTGCACTCGTGAACTACGGGCTCTTCGACGAGATCGTCTTCTGGCTCGACTGCTGCCGCACGTCTGAAATCGGAGGCGAGGGGCAAGGGCCATGGAACGCTCCACCATCGGCTTCTCCGGATGCCAGGCGCTCTCGGTCCTTCCTGGCTCACGCCACGTCGTTCCTCAACCCGGCCGGGGAGTCCGCGGTGGAGGGAGATGCATCGGTAGTACGCGGACACTTCACCCAGGCGCTCCTCGCCGGCCTCTGGGGAGGCGCGGTCAAGGACGGCCGGGGAGTCAGTCCAGCGGGGCTCAAGGAGTACCTGCAGAAGGAGACCCCACTCATTGCCCAAGAGGCGAAAAGGTCAGGCCAGATTCCCGAGGTCATCGATGGCTTGAACGGGAGCCGTCTCTTCGGCACTGCGGGCATCGAGTCAGAGGTCGAGATCGTCTTCCAGAAAGAGCGCAGTGGAGAGGTGGTTTTGGAGGACAGTTCCTTGAACGTGCTCAAACGAGGTCTAGCTGCCACTGGCCCATGGCGCGTCAGCCTCCGACGTGACCGGTATACGCTCCGGGAGTTGTCGACCGGCGTCCAGCATACCTTCTCGTTCCGTCCAACGCGGGAGGGGCAACGTGTCCGATTCTAGCCGGGGCGCGACGCACCCCCTCATCATCGAGGGCTCTCTCGGTGACTCCTGGGTCGAGGTTTTCGATGGCCGCGGGGATCTCCGTTGGAGTGGCTCGGAGCCACAGACGTTGCACCTTCCACGCGGGGTCTACCAGGTGCGCGCGAGCCTGGGCTCGCGTGTCCGGGACACGCTCGTAAGACACGAGGGCGAGACGCGGCTTCCCATCGAGCCTCCGCCCTACACCTCCTCAGCACCCCTTCATGGGAATGCGGATGCTCCGGACGAGTGCAGGGCCGCAGCGGTGCAGTGGAGCGGCAGCACCACGGGAGACGCGCCGGGAGCCAGCGCGATTCCCGACCTCTTCATCTTCGTGTGGCGGAAGGGAGCTCGCGCGAGCGTGAACGGAAGGCTCGGCGGGGATGTCACGCTTCAGTCTCCCGATGGCCGACTTTTGCGCCTCGATGACCCGACGCTGACGCGGACCGACGGCAGGCGTTGGGTCGCCTTCTCCACGGCGACTCCCGCCGCAGCCTATCGCCTGAGTGTCGGCACGACCGAGCAGAGGACGATGCCCGTCCAGGTGTTCCGGGGGTGGTGCACACAGGTGTTTCTGGCCGTTGACGAGGAACCCGAACTGGAGCGCGCGACCGTGTTCCTTGCGCCCCGTGGCAAGGCCTTCGACCCTTCGGATGAGACCGCGCGCGCGGTCGACCTCGGGCTGAGCTCGCTCCGTGAGGCAGGAGAGATTCCGCACAGGGTGCGTGACGTCCTCCTCTCGGAGAAGTTCGAGAACCCGCTGCTGGGCCTCGTCGGTGCGCACCTGACGCTCTCATTCGAGCGCGAGCGACCCATTGATGGAGCCATCCAGCATCTGCGCGAGCTCATCGGGGACTGCCCCGACGTACGCGCGCTGGAGGTTCGTGCGGCCCTCAAGTTCCAGAGAGTGCCCAGGGAGGGCCCCCCCTTGAGGGAGTTCCCGATGCTGCGCCGGGGCTTCGATGCCCTCCAGCAATGGGCAACCATCAACGAGGATCTTCTCCACGATGACCTTCTCGACCTAGCGAGCCATGTCCGTCGTGATTCGCCATGGACGACCTGGGAAACAAAGGAGGTCATGGCGTCCCTTGCCTTGTCATTGCAGAGCCCGCAGGAAGCTCTACCCAAGACGGGGCTGACCAATTGGGTCGACATGGCAGTGCTTGAAGCCGAAGCCTCAGGGGAAGGCACGACGCGCGACCTGGCAGTTCAGCTCGGCGTGAGCCGAAAGGTCATCCAGCACTCCCGGCTCAAGGTGGCCGAGACGATGCGGGCGTTCAATGTCACTGCCCGGGCACTCTTCCAGGGACTCGTGACGCCTGAGCGTCGCACATCGCCGAAGGAACAGCCTCGCAGCCGTCCACGGCAGGTGACGCTCACCACGCAGGATCGCCGTCTGTCCGCCCCCGTGCCCAGATTGGGACGACAGCTCCAGAAGGAGCTTCACACGCTCCGCACGCGCGCGCTGCTCTACAGCCGGACCGCAGACAAGCCTGAGGTGCGGCAGGAGATGCTTCGGCTCGAGAGCTACGTCTGGGCTACGCTGACCGACGACGCTGTCCTGCGAAGGGCGGAGGCGCTCATGCAGGAGTGGAGCGTGCCCTGGACCGAGCCCTACAGCTCTACGGCACACGAGATTGAGGAGATGCTTGGAGCATGGGTCGTCGCCAAGCGGCAGGTGGTAGCTACACTCAGACCTTTCGCAAAGGCGCTCGGAGAGCACCCACCGCTGCCACTTGAGCAGGCACAGGGGATTGTCATGCGCGCTCTGGCCAATCATCGCCATTCCGTCGAGAGCACTCTCGACTGGTCGCGCCACCCCAAGAAGCGCTTGCGGGTTTCGAGCGTCTCACTCGCCAGTAGCGCCGTTGGCGCCCTCTCGGCCATGTCCGCAGCGCTCTGGTCGATAGACCGCTCAGGGACGGTCTACCGCGCTGCCTCCGCATCGCTGCGCGACATCTCTGGGCTGCTTGGTGGCCCACGGACGCTGACCGAGGAGTAGCTGGGCCCCGGTGCCCAAGAGAAACCCTGGACCCCTGACAACACCGTCCGTCCAGAGGGTGTATCGCGACATGCCGCCTGGCGACTTCGAGCAGTCGGCCCGCCTGGGGAAGCGCCAGCGCATCGAGCCCAAGGCCCAATGGCATTTCTCCCGCTTCCACGGTGCGCGCGCTTCCACGCCCCCAGATGCGGGGAAGTGTTTCGACAGTTCCCGCTCCGGAGGATTTTCGGCCTCAGGTCCGCATCTTCAAGCGCGTCTCGTGGACGGCGTCGCCCACCGCGCCGGGCTTCTCCTTCTCCGCGGCGCGCAGCAGGCGGAGGATGCCCGGCCCGAGCACGTCAATCTCGGTGGACGCGTACGTCTCCGTGCCGAAGCGGCGGATGGTCTCCGTCTGGAGCTTCAGGATGCGCACGTCCTGGCTGAAGATGTGGAGCGCCACCGGCATGGCCAGCGGGAGCACCGCGCGCGTCAGCCAGCGAGGCAGCGGCAGGCGGAACGTCACCACCGCGTAGACCAGCGTGTCCCAGTCCGACACGGGCGTCATCGCCGAGGTGACGATGATGTGGCTGCCGTCGCCGATGCGGTACTCCACCTGCGCGATGGACGGCATCAAGAAGCGGTCCCAGTGCTGCACCACCCCGCCGCCCGGCGCCAGCAGCTTGCCCACGATGCCGCTGGGGCGCGGC
This DNA window, taken from Pyxidicoccus xibeiensis, encodes the following:
- a CDS encoding alpha/beta hydrolase is translated as MGVRPFFINIAPDGTFAATSDYATTPGDVDALFAALNGDAQRRLLLYFHGGLVAEASGIRVARAMTEHFGETSYAVSFVWNSGLLDVIRASIRDISNTKLFQKLVRVVMKRVSGKLSIDVEGRGGTAGLTDADIDAIIRGAKTSSTFDDGARGSAPEVVAQTGEPILRAELQGELDAELSGQDPAEWEEALQEAQQKLPEDLLNDELRQPMDTEGQRGVVLTVLLKLTVGVAFRVIKRYVGARDHGFYPTVFEEVLRQVFLAKVGEWAWGRMKRSAQLMWANPAVTFPKASEGAGLTLLRKLSAMDPKPRIDVIGHSAGSIAICHMFEALDREKLDLKVRNVVLLAPACRHDLFRNTIIRHQDRWKSFRMFTMLDELEAADALVDDVPFLYPRSLLYLVSGAFEAEADTPLLGMTRFLKGQKPFDGHAFDDVKAFMDEPGRLVLAKTGDDATLGLRCHAADHGTFDEDVMTMESLKHLAQ
- a CDS encoding multicopper oxidase family protein; this translates as MSTRKTDTGPDSPSSDALSGEPADSGVQPEGTLTRRSMLARTGATLAGGALLLGGASAQAQADVPGARRPREGSAADTGRRYAKQDWQAPGMPNRDYRPVVVPNGTKLPWKVVDGVKVFHLVAEEVEHELAPGLKALCWGYNGRVHGPTIEVVEGDRFRCYVTNRLPAPTTVHWHGILLPNGMDGVGGLNQKAIAPGETFRYEFTIRQAGTAMYHSHHDEMTQIALGLGGMFVIHPRRPVGPRIDRDFAIMLHEWRIDVGTRRPNPNEMTDFNLLTMNARAFPGTEPLVVRKGERVRIRLGNMSPQDHHPIHLHGYQFRITETDGGRIPEAGQWPETTVLVPVGSTRTIEFVADEPGDWAFHCHMTHHVMNQMGHDFPNMVGVKPGGLDAKVRTLLPGYMTMGQTGMADMGDMGMAVPPNSIPMVGGKGKHDSITMGGMFTVLKVRDQLDGYGDPGWYENPLGTLAVAATGDELRRDGVDVNAPPQVEPGAPENRRRG
- a CDS encoding acetolactate decarboxylase, translating into MRDGLLPLVVATVFLVGCRTGGAATASPKVHRASVNPPVEIHGALREMMHEGRTGPVVEVARATESPDSVAVGALAGLTGEVTVLDGEAWLSYAEADGMARTVRTKTPSDSATLLVMGRLPNAQWVTLEEDVPLTALADRISALAQARGVDVTRPFPFTVEGTLRELAWHVVDGSKLREGASHQEHMTAGVQSRKDSATGVLVGFYSTQHHGIFTHHDSDAHVHVVLAEENASGHVDGVTVGRGARVRLPAPSAPAGP
- a CDS encoding TolC family protein, which gives rise to MRVHALGLAALLASGCASIQKERGHAEVTSLVEERLGRKTRWNQGRPEDAEVARHLDTLLAEDLTSDRAVEVALLNNPALQGTYEDLGVSQADMVQAGLLSNPTLEGSIGFPISGRGVSEHEFSLVQSFLDLFTLPLRKRVAQEQFVADTLRVAHETLATAAEVRKTFSEVQARQQLVELRRMVLQAAEAAAELTTRLHEAGNITELDLATERAAAEQARLDLAQEELALVEDREHLNRLLGLWGPRTQWTLSAKLPAVPEEEAALEKLESLAIRQRLDIDAARKQSALLWNALELARSTRFFGRVEVGVHTHRDADGPRLFGPTLSLELPIFDQRQSLIARLEAQHRQGERRLQELSINARSEVRAARARLLSLRLVAERYRRVVLPLREKVVEQSQLQYNAMQLGLFQLLAARREQVEAYRAYLEAVRDYWMAHAELERLVGGRLPGSSAGGAEQPQVPAQPAPPETQPGHGQHRDDGTESPHEHTQD